A region from the Helcococcus ovis genome encodes:
- a CDS encoding TetR/AcrR family transcriptional regulator: protein MPKIVNIEEEKENIINAFQNCILEMPLSDVSVRIIAKRANISHSKIFSYFKNKNEIIITYANKIAEDYSIAFRDLLIKYKNLDKSNLSVLNSIMSELFEIDPNNIIEKLYAQIYVLGQYDDEIKSVVLKAYDNWRKSLKKLMLTIDNKITDEQIKSILILIEGIMIYRMNDNFSAKEAKNILNNLIKVASQNQ from the coding sequence ATGCCAAAAATAGTAAACATTGAAGAAGAAAAGGAAAATATAATTAATGCTTTTCAAAATTGTATTTTAGAAATGCCTTTAAGTGATGTTTCCGTAAGAATCATTGCAAAAAGAGCAAATATATCTCACAGTAAAATTTTTTCTTATTTTAAAAATAAAAATGAAATAATTATAACATATGCAAATAAAATAGCCGAGGATTATTCTATAGCATTTAGAGATTTACTAATAAAATATAAAAATTTAGATAAAAGCAACCTTAGTGTTTTGAATAGTATTATGTCAGAACTATTTGAAATTGATCCTAATAATATAATTGAAAAACTATATGCTCAAATTTATGTTTTAGGTCAATATGATGATGAAATTAAATCTGTTGTACTTAAAGCTTATGATAATTGGAGAAAATCACTAAAAAAACTCATGCTTACCATCGATAATAAAATAACTGATGAACAAATTAAATCAATACTAATTTTAATAGAGGGTATAATGATTTATAGAATGAATGACAATTTTTCAGCAAAAGAAGCTAAAAACATTTTAAATAATTTAATTAAAGTTGCAAGCCAAAATCAATAA
- a CDS encoding YebC/PmpR family DNA-binding transcriptional regulator → MGRAHEVRAASMAKTAAMKTKLYSRFGKEIYIAAKSGEPDPEMNLTLKRKIQEAKSNQIPADVIKRAIDKAKGGTVENYTEARYEGFGPGNSTFIVDCLTDNTNRSMTDVRTAFTKSPGAKMVNTGGVSYNYESVGLFELKYDNEDAMLEALLEADVDVIDVLVEDGEMTVKTSFSDFGKGQDAIEKLIPNIEFDTCETAMIPNEYVTLTAQEDIDAFNKLMGMLNESDDVNKIYHNVIINE, encoded by the coding sequence ATGGGAAGAGCTCATGAAGTGCGTGCAGCGTCAATGGCTAAAACTGCCGCTATGAAAACAAAATTATATTCAAGATTTGGTAAAGAAATATATATTGCAGCAAAGAGTGGTGAACCAGATCCAGAAATGAACTTAACTCTTAAGAGAAAAATTCAAGAAGCAAAGTCCAATCAAATCCCTGCTGATGTTATTAAAAGAGCTATCGATAAAGCAAAAGGTGGCACAGTAGAAAACTATACTGAAGCTCGTTATGAAGGTTTTGGACCTGGAAATTCAACATTCATCGTAGATTGCTTAACAGACAATACAAATCGTTCAATGACTGACGTAAGAACAGCATTTACAAAATCTCCCGGTGCGAAGATGGTTAACACAGGTGGGGTTTCATACAACTATGAATCTGTTGGTCTATTTGAATTAAAATATGACAATGAAGATGCTATGCTGGAAGCCTTACTTGAAGCAGATGTTGATGTAATTGATGTATTAGTTGAAGACGGTGAAATGACCGTAAAGACATCATTTTCTGATTTTGGTAAAGGTCAAGATGCAATTGAAAAATTAATTCCAAATATAGAATTTGACACTTGTGAAACTGCAATGATTCCAAATGAATATGTTACATTAACAGCACAAGAAGATATCGATGCATTCAATAAATTAATGGGAATGCTAAACGAATCTGACGATGTAAACAAAATTTACCACAATGTAATTATAAATGAATAA
- a CDS encoding NAD(P)H-dependent amine dehydrogenase family protein: MRVVQVGCGKMSVYTMRYVLERGGQIVGAYDINKNIIGKDISEIIGCEKQNVIVEHFDKMDESLKKCNADIAIITTQSLVKSILPTLEILAKNKVNAVSICEELFYAWDSNPIVSKEIDRIAKENGVTFTGSGYQDVSWGSLPLALLASAASFKTIRGISSYNLEDYGLETAAMHGAGLTMKDFDEKILKINNVSEETQKNLIEDGEFLPGYMWPVNGWIASSLGLHVTSMKQEAFATTHESDLFSKTLNKNIPAGDATGLKTIVTFETKEGITIITECIGKVFAEDELDVNEWIVEGEPNMRITMENPATVEMTCACAVNRIPDVVNAKPGYITSEKMNDLKLIRKF, translated from the coding sequence ATGAGAGTTGTACAAGTAGGTTGTGGAAAAATGTCCGTTTATACTATGAGATATGTATTAGAAAGAGGTGGACAAATTGTTGGAGCATATGATATAAACAAAAATATTATCGGAAAAGATATTTCAGAAATTATAGGATGTGAAAAGCAAAATGTTATTGTGGAACATTTTGATAAAATGGATGAATCATTAAAAAAATGTAATGCAGATATTGCTATAATAACTACTCAAAGTTTAGTAAAATCGATTCTTCCTACACTAGAAATATTAGCAAAAAATAAGGTTAATGCTGTTTCAATTTGTGAAGAATTGTTTTATGCTTGGGATTCAAATCCTATTGTTTCTAAAGAAATAGATAGAATTGCTAAAGAAAATGGTGTAACTTTCACAGGTAGTGGCTATCAAGATGTATCCTGGGGGAGCCTACCTTTAGCTTTACTTGCCAGTGCTGCATCTTTTAAGACAATTCGTGGTATAAGTAGCTACAATCTTGAGGATTATGGTCTAGAAACTGCCGCAATGCATGGCGCAGGATTAACAATGAAAGATTTTGATGAAAAAATATTAAAAATTAATAATGTCTCTGAAGAAACTCAAAAAAATTTAATTGAGGATGGTGAATTTTTACCCGGTTATATGTGGCCCGTAAATGGTTGGATTGCATCTTCTTTAGGCTTACATGTTACATCCATGAAACAAGAAGCATTTGCAACAACTCATGAAAGTGATTTATTTTCAAAAACATTAAATAAAAATATTCCAGCTGGTGATGCTACAGGATTAAAAACAATTGTAACATTTGAAACAAAAGAAGGAATTACAATCATCACAGAATGTATCGGTAAAGTTTTTGCTGAAGATGAACTTGATGTAAATGAATGGATAGTAGAAGGTGAACCAAATATGAGAATAACTATGGAAAATCCTGCTACAGTTGAAATGACTTGTGCTTGTGCTGTAAACAGAATCCCTGATGTTGTTAATGCAAAACCAGGTTATATTACTTCTGAAAAAATGAATGATTTGAAATTAATTAGAAAATTTTAA
- a CDS encoding GNAT family N-acetyltransferase, producing the protein MIKKYKNGQEFITENLRLLQHNKYFSLYLINNSNVLQECDNKNYALKSEIGDKKLIIIKCDPYGAIFYGDEECLEEAIDYILTEKLEIENFLSLYELGNSIKNIFAEKYKIKFKLGLAFDFMDSKQITEPSCNEVEHTNFDDIDELYDCLGNFIKDVGLDNEVSLEKLKSNIDKYRVIRDGDKIISMAKYGDFSDEICKISDVYTRVEYRGKSYARKVVNTLKNEIIKNGKIAVLNVDKKNPISNHLYSSIGFEKIFSQVEFRRED; encoded by the coding sequence ATGATAAAAAAATATAAAAATGGTCAAGAATTCATTACCGAAAATTTAAGATTATTACAACATAATAAATATTTTTCTCTTTATTTAATAAATAATTCTAATGTTTTGCAAGAATGCGACAATAAAAACTATGCACTAAAATCTGAAATTGGTGATAAAAAACTTATTATAATTAAGTGTGATCCATACGGTGCAATATTTTATGGAGATGAGGAATGCTTAGAAGAGGCTATTGATTACATTCTTACCGAAAAATTAGAAATTGAAAATTTTTTGAGTTTATATGAATTAGGAAATTCAATTAAAAATATTTTTGCAGAAAAATATAAAATTAAATTTAAATTAGGATTAGCATTTGATTTCATGGACTCAAAACAGATTACAGAACCATCTTGTAATGAAGTAGAACACACAAATTTTGATGATATAGATGAATTATATGATTGTTTGGGAAATTTTATAAAAGATGTAGGTTTGGATAATGAGGTAAGTTTAGAAAAACTAAAATCAAATATTGATAAATACAGGGTTATAAGAGATGGAGATAAAATAATTTCAATGGCAAAATATGGAGATTTTTCAGATGAGATTTGTAAGATTTCAGATGTATACACGAGAGTTGAATACCGTGGAAAGAGTTATGCAAGGAAAGTTGTAAACACATTGAAAAATGAAATTATTAAAAATGGCAAAATTGCGGTGTTAAATGTAGATAAGAAAAATCCGATTTCAAATCATTTATATTCATCTATTGGGTTTGAAAAAATATTTTCTCAGGTAGAATTTAGGAGAGAAGATTAA
- a CDS encoding GNAT family N-acetyltransferase: MNTIYTNKLTENELNQAKELIKICQNHDGTFKEPYLSNMLNFDKSMPAFFMAYNENILVGILTVYADSYNIEVSINIHPKFRMNGIAKALYNLFLEKTKDYGISSIEFISERKFLDKNQDLLKHWNIKETNDTESWLHKGSIPYEIDKISELSISIANENDIDKIAKINAEAFDSPLNRSLAYAKESMNDKNSILYVIKKKDIILGSCTVDISSNSNYLYGLAISKEYRGQGIGSYFVKNIVNELISKNNKDFQIAVDDTNIGAKKLYENLGFEYITQVVYLS, from the coding sequence ATGAATACAATTTATACTAACAAACTTACGGAAAATGAATTAAATCAAGCAAAAGAACTTATAAAAATCTGCCAAAATCATGATGGAACCTTCAAGGAACCCTATCTTTCAAATATGTTAAATTTCGATAAATCTATGCCAGCATTTTTCATGGCATATAATGAAAATATTTTAGTAGGAATATTGACGGTTTATGCCGACTCTTATAATATTGAAGTTAGCATTAACATTCACCCTAAATTTAGAATGAATGGAATCGCAAAGGCTTTATACAATTTATTCTTAGAAAAAACTAAAGATTATGGTATTTCTTCAATAGAATTTATCAGCGAAAGAAAGTTTTTAGATAAAAACCAAGATTTATTAAAGCATTGGAATATAAAGGAAACCAATGATACTGAATCATGGTTACATAAAGGATCTATTCCTTATGAAATAGATAAAATATCAGAATTATCAATCTCTATAGCAAACGAAAATGATATAGACAAAATCGCAAAAATAAATGCGGAAGCATTTGATTCACCATTAAATAGAAGCTTAGCTTATGCAAAAGAATCTATGAATGATAAAAATAGCATTTTATATGTAATTAAGAAAAAAGACATTATTTTGGGTTCCTGTACAGTTGATATAAGCTCAAACTCAAATTATTTATATGGATTAGCTATTTCTAAAGAATATAGAGGTCAAGGAATTGGAAGCTATTTTGTAAAAAATATTGTAAATGAATTAATTTCTAAAAATAATAAAGATTTTCAAATAGCAGTCGATGACACAAATATCGGTGCAAAAAAACTATATGAAAATCTTGGTTTTGAATATATTACGCAGGTGGTGTATTTATCATAA
- a CDS encoding MATE family efflux transporter, with product MQDGNLIKKYLKFVSLSIGGIIFYSIYSVVDGIFVGRGIGVEALSAVNVTMPFITFLFSLSMLFSVGSLNIVSFSLGKNDKKRANQYFTQTILIAGIVGLIIALISFFNIDLIADFLGKNDDIKKYVIDYAKIIAIFSPFIILTYVFELLVKAEGKPTIGFILMLISACINIVLDYLFVFYYNFGIQGAAWATGISQFTPSIIYAVYFSSKKSRLNFVKVKFNYNILINIIKYGIPAFLAELSTGFIIFIFNNKLATIQGIKGLAIFSIIMYILNLFTNIMLSVNQGTQPLISYYIGKKDIKSVKLLKKMMYLIVFSITILVFSIIQIWTDEIINIFLDETKLRFLNEAITDIRIYSFALLILGFNIVTGGYLTSLRMPRKEFIISILRGYVLVALSVNIIPSIFGINSIWYAMIVSEFITLVVSIVFLLNIKRGKLED from the coding sequence ATGCAAGATGGAAATCTCATAAAAAAATATCTGAAATTTGTTTCACTTTCAATAGGAGGAATAATTTTTTATTCTATTTATTCAGTAGTTGATGGAATTTTTGTAGGGCGAGGTATAGGAGTAGAGGCTTTGTCAGCTGTAAATGTGACCATGCCATTTATTACATTTTTATTCTCACTATCTATGCTTTTTTCTGTTGGAAGCTTAAATATTGTTTCGTTTAGTTTAGGAAAAAACGATAAAAAAAGAGCAAACCAATATTTCACTCAAACTATTTTGATAGCTGGTATTGTGGGTTTGATTATAGCCTTAATCTCATTTTTTAATATTGATTTAATCGCAGATTTTTTAGGGAAAAATGATGATATAAAGAAGTATGTAATTGATTATGCTAAAATAATTGCGATATTTTCTCCCTTTATCATTCTTACTTATGTATTTGAATTGCTTGTGAAGGCTGAAGGTAAGCCAACAATAGGATTTATATTAATGTTAATTTCAGCATGTATAAATATAGTTTTGGATTATTTATTTGTATTTTATTATAACTTTGGAATACAAGGAGCTGCTTGGGCAACAGGCATTTCACAGTTTACACCTTCTATAATTTATGCAGTTTATTTTTCGTCAAAAAAATCAAGATTGAATTTTGTAAAAGTAAAGTTTAATTATAATATTTTAATAAATATCATAAAATATGGTATCCCGGCATTTTTAGCAGAATTGTCAACCGGATTTATAATTTTTATATTTAATAATAAACTTGCTACAATTCAAGGAATTAAGGGTCTTGCAATATTTTCTATAATAATGTATATTTTGAATTTATTTACAAATATTATGTTATCGGTAAATCAAGGCACGCAACCATTGATATCCTATTATATTGGTAAAAAGGATATAAAAAGTGTAAAATTACTAAAAAAAATGATGTATCTGATAGTTTTTTCAATAACAATTTTAGTATTTTCGATAATTCAAATTTGGACTGATGAAATAATCAACATATTTTTAGATGAAACAAAGCTAAGATTTTTAAATGAAGCAATTACGGATATAAGAATTTACTCATTCGCACTCCTAATATTAGGATTTAACATAGTTACAGGTGGATATTTGACTTCATTAAGAATGCCAAGAAAAGAGTTTATTATAAGCATCTTAAGAGGATATGTCTTAGTTGCTTTGAGTGTAAACATCATTCCATCAATATTTGGAATTAACTCAATTTGGTACGCCATGATAGTTTCAGAGTTCATTACATTAGTTGTATCAATAGTTTTTTTATTAAATATAAAAAGGGGAAAATTGGAAGACTAG
- a CDS encoding IS110 family RNA-guided transposase, protein MFYLGIDIGKNTHVASLIDDKKKVIFKAFSFSNSIDGAESLICKLENFKNELEIGMEATGHYWLSIYSYLCEKNFTVRVINPIQTDGWRQSIEIRKRKTDIIDSLLIADLLRYGDFVETSLSNEDYLSLRNLSRFRSYLVSSIGDLKRKIIALLDQVFPEYASSFSNIFGKTSKEILSNFSTPSDFEDINSEDLQSFLDSVSKKKYASRKLEELSKKASKSFGVNFCMDSFSLQIKMLIEQISFIQNQVLDVEKEIEILLKKLNSPITTIPGIGAVNAATILGEIGDIKRFSNPSKLVAYAGLDASISQSGEFESTSNHMTKRGSPYLRRALFQSALRAEFYDPVFSNYYQKKISEGKHHLVATNAVARKLCHTIFAVLTKNEPYQIQR, encoded by the coding sequence ATGTTTTATTTAGGTATTGATATTGGTAAAAATACTCATGTAGCTTCTTTAATTGATGATAAGAAAAAAGTTATTTTTAAGGCTTTTTCTTTTTCAAATTCCATTGATGGTGCTGAAAGTTTAATCTGTAAATTAGAAAATTTCAAAAATGAACTTGAAATTGGCATGGAGGCTACCGGTCATTATTGGTTATCTATATACTCATATCTTTGTGAAAAAAACTTCACTGTTCGTGTTATCAATCCAATCCAAACCGATGGTTGGAGACAAAGTATAGAAATCAGAAAGAGAAAAACTGATATTATTGATTCTCTTTTAATAGCCGATCTTCTTCGCTATGGAGATTTTGTTGAAACTTCTCTTTCTAACGAGGACTATTTGTCTTTGAGAAATCTTTCTAGATTCAGGTCTTATCTTGTATCCTCAATTGGTGATCTTAAAAGAAAAATTATTGCTCTTTTAGACCAAGTTTTCCCTGAATATGCTTCTTCTTTTAGTAATATTTTTGGAAAGACTTCTAAAGAAATACTTTCAAATTTCTCTACTCCTTCAGACTTTGAAGATATCAATTCTGAAGATTTACAATCTTTTTTAGACAGTGTTTCTAAAAAGAAGTACGCTTCTAGAAAACTTGAAGAACTTTCTAAGAAAGCTTCTAAATCTTTTGGCGTTAATTTCTGCATGGATTCTTTCAGCTTACAAATCAAAATGCTTATCGAGCAAATTTCTTTTATTCAAAATCAAGTTTTAGATGTCGAAAAAGAAATTGAGATTTTACTTAAAAAACTTAATTCTCCAATTACTACCATTCCAGGTATTGGTGCTGTTAATGCAGCTACAATATTAGGCGAGATTGGAGATATTAAAAGATTTTCTAACCCTTCAAAACTTGTTGCTTACGCAGGTCTTGATGCAAGTATTTCTCAGTCCGGAGAATTTGAATCCACTTCTAATCATATGACTAAAAGAGGTTCTCCATACCTTAGACGTGCTTTGTTTCAATCTGCTCTTAGAGCTGAATTTTATGACCCGGTTTTTTCTAATTATTATCAAAAGAAAATTAGTGAAGGCAAGCATCATTTAGTTGCAACAAACGCTGTTGCTAGAAAACTTTGTCATACTATTTTTGCCGTTTTAACAAAAAATGAACCTTATCAAATTCAAAGATAG